The Mus musculus strain C57BL/6J chromosome 2, GRCm38.p6 C57BL/6J genome has a window encoding:
- the Prokr2 gene encoding prokineticin receptor 2 isoform X3, translating to MNYQTASFLIALVWMVSILIAVPSAYFTTETILVIVKNQEKIFCGQIWSVDQQLYYKSYFLFVFGLEFVGPVVTMTLCYARISQELWFKAVPGFQTEQIRKRLRCRRKTVLLLMGILTAYVLCWAPFYGFTIVRDFFPTVVVKEKHYLTAFYVVECIAMSNSMINTICFVTVKNNTMKYFKKMLRLHWRPSHYGSKSSADLDLKTSGVPATEEVDCIRLK from the coding sequence ATGAATTATCAGACCGCTTCCTTCCTGATCGCTTTGGTCTGGATGGTCTCCATCCTCATCGCTGTCCCATCTGCCTACTTCACCACAGAAACCATCCTCGTTATCGTCAAGAATCAAGAAAAAATCTTCTGTGGTCAGATCTGGTCGGTGGACCAGCAGCTCTACTACAAATCCTACTTCCTCTTCGTCTTCGGGCTTGAGTTCGTGGGTCCCGTGGTCACTATGACCCTGTGCTATGCCAGGATCTCCCAAGAGCTCTGGTTCAAGGCTGTACCTGGCTTCCAGACGGAGCAAATCCGCAAGCGGCTGCGTTGCCGCCGCAAGACAGTGCTACTGCTCATGGGCATCCTCACAGCCTACGTGCTGTGCTGGGCGCCGTTCTATGGCTTTACCATAGTGCGAGACTTCTTCCCCACGGTAGTTGTGAAGGAGAAGCACTACCTCACCGCCTTCTACGTCGTGGAGTGCATTGCCATGAGCAACAGCATGATCAATACTATATGCTTCGTGACGGtcaagaacaacaccatgaaataCTTCAAGAAGATGCTGCGGCTCCACTGGCGGCCCTCTCACTACGGGAGTAAGTCCAGCGCTGACCTCGACCTCAAAACCAGCGGGGTGCCTGCCACTGAAGAGGTGGATTGTATCAGACTAAAGTAG